From one Formosa sediminum genomic stretch:
- a CDS encoding ABC transporter ATP-binding protein — MIISATNVSKTYGGLQVLSAVNIQCNAGDICGVLGANGAGKTTLFKIILGLVKPDSGLVSLDVNHIKPIGGIIEKPALYEYLNAVQNLKIFSKMQGLKLSYAELCDKLQQVGLNTDRRDPVRNYSMGMKQRLGIAIALLNNPKCLVLDEPFSGLDPLGISALRKLIIDLAEKEQLAILISSHIIEELSKICNSMYVMKQGEIIKSGLAQDIILENTTSFSFSAPNIKSSKSLNQYNVIFKGEIAYVTITTNQVPKLIQELSEEHIYITSCIPELDMEKLFQ; from the coding sequence ATGATTATATCTGCTACAAATGTGTCTAAAACGTATGGAGGCTTACAGGTGTTAAGCGCAGTAAATATTCAGTGTAATGCCGGAGATATTTGTGGAGTGTTAGGTGCGAATGGTGCAGGAAAAACAACCTTGTTTAAAATTATTTTAGGTTTAGTTAAACCAGACTCCGGCTTAGTATCTCTGGATGTAAACCACATAAAACCTATAGGAGGTATAATTGAAAAACCAGCGTTATATGAATATTTAAATGCGGTTCAGAATTTAAAAATATTTTCAAAAATGCAAGGGCTTAAGCTCTCTTATGCAGAACTCTGTGATAAGTTACAACAAGTTGGTTTAAATACAGATCGAAGAGATCCTGTAAGAAATTATTCAATGGGTATGAAACAGCGTTTGGGTATAGCTATAGCATTACTAAACAATCCAAAATGCTTAGTTTTAGATGAACCTTTTTCCGGGTTAGATCCTTTAGGAATTTCTGCATTACGTAAATTAATTATTGATCTTGCTGAAAAGGAACAGCTAGCAATTTTAATTTCTTCTCATATTATTGAAGAACTTAGTAAAATTTGTAACAGTATGTATGTGATGAAACAAGGTGAAATTATAAAATCGGGTTTAGCACAAGATATTATTCTTGAAAATACAACGAGTTTCAGTTTTAGTGCACCTAATATTAAATCGTCTAAATCGCTAAATCAATATAATGTTATATTTAAAGGAGAAATAGCATATGTTACCATAACTACTAATCAAGTGCCCAAACTTATCCAAGAATTATCTGAAGAACACATTTACATTACATCTTGTATACCTGAATTAGATATGGAAAAACTGTTTCAATAA
- a CDS encoding nucleoside-diphosphate kinase — protein sequence MATNRTFTMLKPDAVENGHIGAILEKINASGFRIVALKLTQMTTADAQAFYAIHKERPFFNDLVEFMTRGPIVAAILEKENAVEDFRTLIGATNPAEAAEGTIRKLYAASIGENAVHGSDSDENAAIEGAFHFAGREMF from the coding sequence ATGGCAACAAATAGAACATTTACAATGCTTAAGCCAGATGCGGTTGAGAACGGACACATTGGCGCAATTTTAGAAAAAATAAACGCTTCAGGATTTAGAATCGTTGCTTTAAAATTAACGCAGATGACCACTGCTGATGCTCAAGCATTTTATGCAATACATAAAGAAAGACCTTTTTTTAACGATTTAGTTGAATTTATGACTCGTGGTCCAATCGTTGCAGCAATTTTAGAAAAAGAAAATGCAGTTGAAGATTTTAGAACACTTATTGGTGCAACTAACCCTGCAGAAGCTGCAGAAGGAACTATACGTAAATTGTATGCTGCTTCTATAGGAGAAAATGCTGTACATGGTAGTGATAGCGATGAAAATGCAGCTATAGAAGGTGCATTCCATTTTGCAGGAAGAGAGATGTTTTAA